One segment of Acidianus sp. HS-5 DNA contains the following:
- a CDS encoding thiamine pyrophosphate-binding protein, whose protein sequence is MSAPKRKEETVGKEMTGDEALAYVLKEIGTKRVFTTVSLPENLRERLKEYEIEQDISLNSRDSLLLAETYAMENNTAGVIIQIPGTEILNGIDVIAQAYADSVPLLVIGSLRSYRDVGRARVGELRTPDDLSSALSPITKLRERAISIEEITVTVEKANKEALSNRPRPAFVEIAEDLFKLKAYPLSPAEQKPEKRTPDKNTVAKVAEVLSNSKLPVIVSGYGVITSGAYNDLKELAELLDAPVITTIKGKGSFPASNQLFAGEGLGIIGTDIANKLLAEADSILFLGTRLTQLSTGGWSMKFKGFTMHNNIDGEDIGKVIMPHLPIVADTDLFLKELITLLKQKIKDKIDRGIRYEILRSRKDPEIKAHSGLWPWDVVKTLMGFKFSKVFVDLSAVTFDMIRYPIDKPVWFTSESIISKGLGISGVIQSKDKNALGITDLPSVTRNLGLLQSRKDDAKGTLIIFNDKGSTYLDTTASDAPTIKRTWSSINVDLKSLGAIDVNSTAELKEMLNSNEGDNKLRIINANIDPQYDSIVLIKM, encoded by the coding sequence TTGAGCGCGCCTAAGAGAAAGGAAGAGACTGTAGGCAAAGAAATGACAGGAGACGAAGCTTTAGCTTACGTTTTAAAAGAGATAGGTACAAAGCGTGTATTTACAACTGTTAGTTTACCGGAAAACTTAAGGGAAAGATTAAAAGAATATGAAATAGAGCAAGATATTTCTTTAAACTCTAGAGATTCTTTACTTTTGGCAGAAACATATGCCATGGAAAATAACACTGCAGGTGTAATAATCCAAATTCCTGGTACAGAGATACTTAATGGGATTGACGTAATAGCCCAAGCTTATGCAGATTCAGTTCCTCTTTTGGTCATAGGTAGTTTAAGATCGTATAGAGATGTAGGCAGAGCGCGAGTAGGCGAATTAAGAACACCAGACGATTTAAGCTCAGCTTTATCACCTATTACGAAATTAAGGGAAAGGGCAATAAGTATTGAAGAAATAACTGTAACTGTAGAGAAAGCAAATAAAGAGGCCTTAAGTAATAGACCTAGACCGGCTTTTGTCGAAATAGCTGAAGACCTCTTTAAACTAAAGGCATATCCTTTATCTCCTGCAGAACAAAAACCCGAGAAAAGAACTCCAGATAAAAATACCGTAGCAAAAGTAGCAGAGGTTCTTTCAAATTCGAAGCTTCCAGTAATAGTCTCAGGATATGGTGTTATAACAAGTGGAGCTTATAATGATCTAAAAGAGCTTGCTGAGCTCCTAGATGCTCCAGTTATTACTACAATAAAAGGTAAGGGCAGTTTTCCTGCTTCTAATCAGCTATTTGCAGGAGAAGGATTAGGTATAATAGGAACAGATATTGCAAATAAGCTCTTAGCTGAGGCAGATTCAATATTATTCTTAGGAACTAGGCTTACCCAATTATCTACAGGCGGATGGTCCATGAAATTCAAGGGATTTACCATGCATAACAATATTGACGGAGAAGACATAGGAAAGGTAATAATGCCTCATTTGCCGATAGTTGCTGATACAGATCTCTTTCTAAAAGAACTAATCACATTACTTAAACAGAAGATTAAGGATAAAATTGACAGAGGTATTAGATACGAGATTTTAAGATCTAGAAAAGATCCAGAAATAAAGGCTCACAGCGGTTTATGGCCTTGGGATGTTGTTAAAACGCTTATGGGCTTTAAGTTCAGTAAGGTCTTTGTTGATTTATCTGCAGTAACTTTTGACATGATAAGGTACCCTATAGATAAGCCAGTATGGTTTACGTCAGAGAGCATAATTTCCAAAGGCTTAGGAATATCTGGAGTTATACAGTCTAAGGATAAGAATGCTTTAGGAATAACTGATTTGCCTTCAGTTACTAGAAACCTAGGATTACTGCAGTCAAGGAAGGATGATGCTAAAGGTACACTCATTATATTTAATGATAAAGGGTCCACGTATCTTGATACTACAGCTTCAGACGCTCCTACAATAAAGAGAACTTGGTCCTCAATTAATGTAGATCTAAAATCTTTAGGCGCTATTGATGTAAATTCCACTGCAGAATTAAAGGAGATGTTGAATAGTAACGAAGGAGATAATAAGCTTAGAATTATAAATGCTAATATAGATCCTCAATACGATTCTATCGTTCTTATAAAAATGTGA
- a CDS encoding nucleotidyltransferase, whose translation MISFNSVGEVLEKLRKISDFVIIGDTVVDLLLKRKGTESDVDVFPTEISAIAEGEKYRELAEENNWDFGSTPIDTPRIVVPVEEGQLQVDIYDNIQDFFVPQEILNSAEDMKIGKFSFKVIKLEDYILLKANAYREEDEDELKGILYYIAEGKLKINNEYLEKHAELFEENADSIKQRLEDIGFKLS comes from the coding sequence TTGATTAGTTTTAATTCTGTCGGAGAAGTTTTAGAGAAGCTAAGAAAAATATCAGATTTTGTAATAATTGGAGATACAGTAGTGGACCTACTCTTAAAGAGAAAAGGTACTGAAAGTGATGTAGATGTATTTCCTACGGAAATAAGCGCAATAGCTGAAGGAGAAAAATATAGGGAGTTAGCAGAGGAAAATAACTGGGATTTCGGTTCAACTCCTATAGATACTCCGAGAATAGTAGTTCCCGTAGAAGAAGGTCAACTACAAGTAGATATTTATGATAATATTCAAGATTTCTTTGTGCCACAAGAGATATTGAATAGCGCTGAAGATATGAAAATTGGAAAATTTTCTTTTAAGGTAATAAAGCTTGAGGATTATATTTTACTGAAAGCTAACGCTTACAGAGAGGAAGACGAAGACGAATTAAAAGGCATATTATACTACATAGCTGAAGGAAAACTAAAAATAAACAATGAATATCTTGAAAAACATGCTGAGTTATTTGAAGAAAATGCTGATAGTATAAAACAAAGGCTTGAAGATATTGGTTTTAAGCTTTCTTAG
- a CDS encoding 50S ribosomal protein L40e translates to MPLTDPEKVKIVQERVFIKKVCRNCGALNSIKATKCRRCHSRNLRIKKKELPAKKA, encoded by the coding sequence ATGCCTCTTACCGACCCTGAAAAGGTCAAAATAGTCCAAGAAAGAGTATTCATTAAAAAAGTTTGCAGGAACTGCGGAGCTTTAAACTCAATAAAAGCAACCAAATGCAGAAGATGTCATAGCAGAAATTTAAGGATTAAAAAGAAGGAACTACCAGCTAAGAAAGCTTAA
- a CDS encoding transcription elongation factor NusA translates to MKIPLDYLCVKSGLLCNRCQSLVDSGEVDNFEVKVMQVLLELEETQFKELKDSTYYKAIKVNDLLILLVGSGPSMTIQKWIKVAKALQDKLHMKVRIIEKTNNIKNSAIQLLSPARVLGVNTVWLPDGSVQYVIRVSRSERRLLPADSNILESALSKIHDTRVKIRVE, encoded by the coding sequence ATGAAAATTCCCCTTGATTATTTATGTGTAAAAAGTGGACTGCTTTGTAATAGGTGCCAAAGCCTTGTAGATAGTGGAGAAGTAGATAACTTTGAAGTAAAGGTAATGCAAGTTCTTTTAGAATTAGAGGAAACTCAATTTAAGGAATTGAAAGACTCAACATATTATAAGGCAATAAAGGTAAATGATCTTTTAATTCTTTTAGTAGGAAGCGGACCATCTATGACCATACAAAAATGGATAAAAGTAGCTAAAGCTTTACAAGATAAACTTCACATGAAAGTTAGGATAATAGAAAAGACTAATAACATAAAGAATAGTGCCATACAGTTGCTTTCGCCTGCAAGAGTTTTGGGAGTAAATACAGTATGGCTACCAGACGGTTCTGTTCAGTATGTAATAAGAGTTTCAAGAAGTGAAAGAAGATTACTACCCGCAGATTCTAACATTTTAGAATCAGCTTTATCAAAGATTCATGATACAAGAGTTAAAATAAGGGTTGAGTAA
- the aspS gene encoding aspartate--tRNA(Asn) ligase, translating to MLKSDFITEISPEQDGKEVTVAGWVHTIRDLGGKKFILLRDRSGLGQVVIDKNNVKAFELSKDLTQESVILIKGIVKADKRAPNGVEIHVNELEILSKAKAPLPLDVSGKVNADLDTRLRERLLDLRRLEMEAVIKIQSEAIRAFREYLYSQKFVEIFTPKIIATATEGGAQLFPVIYFGKEAFLAQSPQLYKELLAGTIERVFEVAPAWRAEESDTPYHLSEFLSADIEVAFADYNDIMNIVENTLDFMVNRVKNTSQKELKILNHTLPEVKKPIKRITYSEAIEILQSAGVNIKFGDDIGTPEQRILHQKLNEDLYFIIEWPSTARPFYTRRKDSNPELSESFDLIYRWVEIASGSTRNYRREVLEEELKTRGLNPTSFEFFLKWFDYGMPPHAGVGIGVQRLMLLFTGLQNVKEISLFPRDRKRLVP from the coding sequence ATGCTCAAATCAGACTTTATAACCGAAATCTCACCAGAACAGGACGGAAAGGAAGTTACTGTAGCTGGATGGGTTCATACTATAAGAGACCTAGGAGGAAAAAAGTTCATATTACTTAGAGATAGGTCAGGGTTAGGACAAGTAGTAATAGACAAGAATAATGTAAAAGCTTTTGAATTAAGTAAAGATTTAACTCAGGAATCAGTAATTTTAATCAAAGGAATAGTAAAAGCTGATAAAAGAGCCCCTAATGGCGTTGAAATACATGTGAACGAACTTGAAATTTTAAGCAAGGCAAAAGCTCCTCTTCCGTTGGACGTCTCAGGAAAAGTTAACGCTGATCTAGATACTAGACTTAGAGAAAGATTACTTGATCTGAGAAGATTAGAAATGGAAGCAGTAATAAAAATACAGTCAGAGGCCATAAGAGCTTTTAGAGAATATCTATATTCCCAAAAATTTGTTGAAATTTTTACTCCTAAAATAATTGCTACTGCAACTGAAGGAGGAGCTCAACTATTTCCAGTAATATACTTTGGTAAGGAAGCTTTCCTAGCACAAAGTCCACAGCTTTACAAGGAATTATTAGCAGGAACTATTGAAAGGGTATTTGAAGTAGCCCCTGCATGGAGGGCTGAAGAATCTGATACACCTTATCACTTATCTGAATTCTTAAGCGCAGATATTGAAGTAGCTTTTGCAGATTATAATGATATTATGAATATAGTAGAAAATACATTAGATTTCATGGTCAATAGAGTAAAAAACACTAGTCAAAAAGAGTTGAAAATATTAAATCATACACTGCCTGAAGTTAAAAAACCAATTAAGAGAATAACTTACTCTGAAGCAATAGAAATATTACAAAGTGCAGGAGTTAACATAAAATTTGGAGACGATATAGGAACACCGGAACAGAGAATCCTTCACCAGAAATTAAATGAAGATTTGTACTTTATAATTGAATGGCCTTCTACAGCTAGACCATTCTACACAAGAAGAAAAGATAGTAATCCCGAGTTGAGTGAAAGCTTCGATCTAATTTATAGATGGGTTGAAATAGCTTCAGGAAGTACTAGAAATTATAGAAGAGAAGTACTTGAAGAAGAATTAAAAACTAGAGGATTAAATCCAACAAGTTTCGAGTTCTTCTTAAAATGGTTTGATTACGGAATGCCTCCTCACGCTGGTGTAGGAATAGGAGTACAAAGGCTAATGCTACTATTCACTGGATTGCAAAATGTAAAGGAAATTTCATTGTTCCCAAGAGATAGGAAAAGACTTGTACCTTAA
- the truD gene encoding tRNA pseudouridine(13) synthase TruD, which produces MTLSSIDIAVGIERHLHDWSPIDVEIPRPEGFKVIEEINYKPCVEWKGENSGKYAVYLLEKTNVDHFTAIYEVTKILKKKVNYIGIKDTSAITSQIVYTDSLSAVDEFENNRIKLKFLGYSNRKFNHTGNIFKIKLVTSEFDKIIERIKATNKDPYIPAFVGYQRFGTRRPMTHVIGYYLVKKDWYHAVMTILGYPFYSESDLMKDVRKMIMEGNYKEALSFIPSKFKQEKVILKNLIKHGDFFLALKNSFIPLSFYVEAYQSYLFNKLLSRKMQNLEKDSLLGIYSDIHKCDDICKEIYDEEGIDPSNFRIKELKISKPQLVRKAFTEVRNLKFDEKNNEISFALDRGMYATVFLVELLNIDARKIT; this is translated from the coding sequence ATTACTTTAAGTTCTATCGATATTGCAGTAGGAATTGAAAGGCATTTGCATGATTGGTCCCCAATAGATGTTGAAATACCCAGGCCGGAAGGTTTTAAAGTAATAGAAGAAATAAATTATAAACCGTGTGTAGAATGGAAAGGAGAAAATTCTGGTAAATATGCTGTATATCTTTTAGAGAAAACTAACGTAGACCATTTTACTGCAATTTACGAAGTAACTAAGATTCTAAAGAAGAAAGTGAATTATATAGGGATAAAAGACACTAGCGCTATCACATCTCAAATAGTTTACACAGATTCATTGTCTGCTGTAGATGAATTTGAAAATAATAGAATAAAACTAAAATTTCTTGGATATTCAAACCGAAAATTTAATCACACGGGCAACATTTTCAAGATAAAACTTGTTACTTCAGAATTCGACAAGATAATTGAAAGAATTAAAGCAACTAACAAAGATCCATATATTCCAGCTTTTGTGGGCTATCAAAGATTTGGAACTAGAAGACCGATGACACATGTTATAGGATATTATTTGGTTAAAAAGGACTGGTATCACGCAGTGATGACAATACTGGGTTATCCCTTCTATTCAGAGTCAGACTTAATGAAAGATGTAAGAAAAATGATAATGGAAGGAAACTACAAGGAGGCATTAAGCTTCATTCCAAGTAAATTTAAACAAGAAAAAGTGATTTTAAAGAACCTTATTAAACATGGAGATTTCTTCTTAGCTCTGAAAAATTCGTTTATTCCATTAAGTTTTTATGTCGAGGCATATCAAAGTTATCTCTTTAACAAGCTTCTATCCAGAAAAATGCAGAATTTAGAAAAAGATTCATTACTTGGTATATATTCAGATATACATAAGTGTGACGATATATGTAAAGAAATTTATGATGAAGAAGGAATAGATCCAAGCAATTTTAGGATAAAAGAGCTGAAAATAAGTAAACCTCAACTTGTTAGGAAAGCATTTACAGAAGTAAGAAACTTAAAGTTTGATGAAAAAAATAACGAAATATCTTTTGCATTAGATAGAGGCATGTATGCTACAGTTTTTCTAGTAGAGTTATTAAATATAGATGCAAGAAAAATAACTTAA
- the pth2 gene encoding peptidyl-tRNA hydrolase Pth2: protein MKMVIVVRNDLKMGKGKIAAQVAHAAVSLVLEILNSSNNTWKSCLYEWINEGQPKIIVKVESLEELMKRAEIAKQKDLPVSIIQDAGRTQVEPGTITCAGIGPCEDSLIDSITGDLKLL, encoded by the coding sequence ATGAAAATGGTCATAGTGGTAAGGAATGACTTGAAAATGGGTAAGGGTAAGATTGCAGCTCAAGTAGCCCATGCCGCAGTTTCCCTAGTTTTAGAGATTTTAAATTCTAGTAATAATACTTGGAAATCTTGCTTATATGAATGGATAAATGAAGGTCAACCTAAAATAATTGTAAAAGTTGAAAGTCTTGAGGAACTAATGAAGAGGGCAGAAATAGCTAAGCAGAAGGACTTACCAGTAAGCATAATCCAAGATGCTGGCAGAACACAAGTTGAGCCTGGAACAATAACTTGTGCAGGAATAGGACCTTGTGAGGACTCTTTAATAGATTCAATAACGGGTGATCTGAAATTACTTTAA
- a CDS encoding zinc finger domain-containing protein, giving the protein MSVKLSLREEIEPPVCSSCGRIIHPRERGVEFYCPNCGEVLILRDKYCRLQGVEYTCPKCGFTGP; this is encoded by the coding sequence TTGTCAGTCAAGCTTAGTTTAAGGGAAGAAATAGAGCCTCCAGTTTGTAGTAGCTGCGGAAGAATTATACATCCCAGAGAGAGAGGAGTAGAATTTTATTGCCCAAATTGTGGCGAAGTCTTAATATTAAGGGATAAGTACTGCAGACTACAAGGTGTAGAATATACTTGTCCTAAATGCGGATTTACTGGACCATAA
- a CDS encoding elongation factor 1-beta, translated as MTDVLVVLKVFPDSDEVNLDKLAEEITKKLPQNYSIVKKETEPIAFGLQALILYVKMPEETEGGTDVLEETASNIEGVSHAEVVGITRLGF; from the coding sequence ATGACAGATGTTTTAGTGGTACTAAAAGTATTTCCTGATAGTGATGAAGTAAATTTGGATAAGCTAGCAGAGGAAATAACAAAGAAGTTACCACAGAATTACTCTATAGTAAAGAAAGAAACAGAGCCAATAGCTTTTGGACTGCAAGCTCTAATTCTTTACGTTAAAATGCCAGAGGAAACTGAAGGAGGAACTGATGTATTAGAAGAGACAGCTTCTAACATAGAAGGAGTAAGCCACGCAGAAGTAGTTGGAATAACGAGACTCGGTTTTTAA
- a CDS encoding CDC48 family AAA ATPase, translating into MATSSSAEEPRRRELVLKVVEARQKDVGRGKVRIDLDLLSQIDVSPGDVVEIEGTRKTAAIAWPLSADDYTGEKDIIRMDGITRKNAGVSIGDKVIVRKATVKPATSVKLAPSNFSITVDPGFVAYVKKKLKEFPLVEGDTVLIPVLGQAIPFTVIQVRPAGIVMVTDETSINISDKPVEQTRYPRVTYEDIGGLKNIIQKVRELVELPLRHPELFKRLGIEPPKGVLLYGPPGTGKTLLAKAVANETDSYFTSINGPEIMSKFYGESEQRLREIFEDAKKHAPAIIFIDEIDAIAPKRDEVIGEVERRVVAQLLTLMDGLESRGNVIVIAATNRPNAVDPALRRPGRFDREIEIPLPDKQGRLEILQIHTRNMPLAKDVDLEKLAEVTHGYTGADLAALVREAAMNALRRYLPMIDITLDKIPPEILESMEVKMEDFMSALKEIVPSGMREIYIEVPEVKWDDIGGLGDIKEELREVAEYPLKFQEYYEMTGIEPPKGILLFGPPGTGKTMLAKAVATESGANFIAVRGPEVLSKWVGESERAIREIFRKARMYAPTVIFFDEIDAIAPMRGMSPDTGVTERIVNQLLAEMDGIEKLDNVVIIAATNRPDILDPALLRPGRFEKLIYVPPPDKQARYEILRVHTKKVVLGEDVNLEEISEKTDGYTGADLAALVREAAMIAIREGMKVCIDKVNSLCQPTDTDCRDIKMKECMKGSSVKVEMRHFEEAIKKVKPSVSTDMIQFYQSWLEKARQQLPRQILKPSTYA; encoded by the coding sequence TTGGCAACAAGTTCTTCTGCTGAAGAACCTAGAAGGCGTGAGCTTGTATTAAAAGTTGTTGAAGCTAGGCAAAAGGATGTAGGAAGAGGAAAGGTAAGGATAGACCTTGATCTGCTGTCTCAGATTGACGTTAGCCCAGGCGACGTTGTAGAAATCGAAGGAACTAGGAAAACTGCTGCTATTGCGTGGCCTTTATCTGCTGACGATTACACTGGAGAAAAAGATATAATAAGAATGGACGGAATAACTAGGAAAAATGCAGGAGTATCTATAGGCGATAAAGTAATAGTAAGGAAGGCAACAGTAAAGCCTGCAACTTCAGTAAAATTGGCTCCTTCGAATTTCTCCATTACTGTTGACCCAGGATTTGTAGCTTATGTAAAGAAAAAGTTGAAAGAATTTCCATTGGTTGAGGGAGATACAGTATTAATACCAGTGCTAGGACAAGCAATACCATTTACCGTAATCCAGGTAAGACCAGCAGGAATAGTGATGGTTACAGATGAGACCAGTATAAATATAAGTGACAAACCAGTTGAACAAACCAGATATCCGAGAGTAACTTATGAGGATATAGGAGGATTAAAGAACATAATACAAAAAGTGAGGGAGCTTGTAGAGTTACCACTAAGACATCCAGAGCTCTTTAAGAGATTGGGAATTGAACCACCAAAAGGAGTATTGTTATACGGACCACCAGGAACAGGAAAAACATTGCTAGCAAAAGCAGTAGCAAATGAAACTGACTCGTACTTCACTTCAATAAACGGACCGGAAATAATGAGCAAGTTTTACGGAGAAAGTGAGCAAAGATTAAGAGAAATATTTGAAGATGCGAAGAAGCATGCACCAGCAATCATATTTATTGATGAAATAGATGCAATAGCTCCTAAAAGAGACGAAGTAATAGGAGAAGTAGAAAGGAGGGTAGTTGCCCAACTACTGACCTTAATGGACGGACTTGAAAGTAGAGGTAATGTAATAGTAATTGCCGCAACTAACAGACCCAATGCAGTAGATCCTGCACTTAGAAGACCAGGAAGATTTGATAGGGAAATTGAAATTCCATTACCAGATAAGCAAGGAAGATTAGAAATTCTGCAAATACACACTAGGAATATGCCATTAGCGAAGGATGTAGATTTAGAAAAATTAGCAGAAGTTACTCACGGTTATACGGGAGCAGATCTAGCAGCATTAGTAAGAGAAGCAGCAATGAATGCCTTAAGGAGATACTTACCAATGATAGATATTACACTAGACAAGATTCCTCCTGAAATTTTAGAATCTATGGAAGTAAAGATGGAAGATTTCATGAGTGCACTGAAAGAGATAGTGCCAAGCGGAATGAGAGAAATCTACATTGAAGTACCAGAAGTTAAATGGGATGATATTGGAGGATTAGGGGATATAAAAGAAGAGTTGAGAGAAGTTGCAGAGTATCCATTGAAGTTCCAAGAATATTACGAAATGACGGGAATTGAACCACCAAAAGGAATCTTACTATTTGGCCCTCCTGGAACTGGAAAAACCATGTTAGCTAAGGCAGTAGCAACTGAGAGTGGGGCAAACTTCATTGCAGTAAGAGGACCAGAAGTTCTATCAAAATGGGTAGGAGAAAGCGAGAGGGCAATAAGGGAAATATTCAGAAAAGCTAGAATGTATGCACCAACAGTAATATTCTTTGATGAAATTGATGCAATAGCTCCAATGAGAGGTATGTCACCGGACACTGGTGTGACTGAAAGGATCGTAAACCAGTTACTGGCAGAAATGGACGGAATAGAAAAACTAGATAACGTAGTAATAATAGCAGCAACAAATAGGCCAGATATCTTAGATCCAGCATTATTAAGACCAGGAAGATTTGAGAAATTAATTTACGTTCCTCCACCAGATAAGCAAGCTAGATATGAAATACTGAGAGTCCATACGAAGAAAGTAGTATTAGGAGAAGATGTTAACCTTGAAGAGATTTCAGAGAAAACTGATGGTTATACGGGAGCAGATCTAGCAGCATTAGTAAGAGAAGCAGCAATGATAGCTATAAGAGAAGGTATGAAAGTATGCATAGATAAGGTAAATAGCTTATGTCAGCCTACAGATACTGATTGTCGTGATATTAAAATGAAAGAATGCATGAAAGGTTCAAGCGTTAAAGTAGAGATGAGACATTTTGAGGAGGCAATAAAGAAAGTAAAGCCCTCGGTATCTACGGACATGATACAGTTCTATCAATCATGGTTAGAGAAGGCAAGACAACAATTACCAAGACAGATACTAAAGCCTTCAACGTATGCGTGA
- the fen gene encoding flap endonuclease-1 produces MGVDLADLVKEVKREVQLSELKGKKVSIDAYNAIYQFLTAIRQPDGTPLMDSQGRITSHLSGIFYRTISLLEEGIIPIYVFDGKPPELKSQELERRRKIKEEAEEKLEKAKKEGETKELKKYSQMATRLTNDMAEEGKRLLEAMGIPVVQAPSEGEAEAAYLCSQGYTWAAASQDYDSLLFGANKLIRNLTLTGKRKLPKKDVYVEIKPEIIELDDLLKKIGITREQLIDIGILIGTDYDPDGIKGIGPVTALRIIKKYGNIEKAVEKGELPKYILELNINEIRSVFINPPAVKPETSLDLKEPNEEEIKKILIDEHNFSEDRVKSGIERLTRAGKEAKGASRQSGLDQWF; encoded by the coding sequence ATAGGAGTAGATCTTGCTGATTTAGTAAAGGAAGTAAAGAGGGAAGTTCAGTTAAGCGAATTAAAAGGAAAGAAGGTTAGCATAGACGCTTATAATGCAATTTATCAATTTTTAACTGCAATAAGACAGCCTGATGGAACCCCTTTGATGGATTCTCAAGGGAGGATCACTAGTCATTTAAGTGGAATATTTTATAGAACAATAAGCCTCTTAGAGGAAGGAATAATCCCTATTTATGTATTTGACGGAAAACCACCAGAACTCAAATCTCAAGAACTGGAAAGAAGAAGGAAAATTAAAGAAGAAGCGGAGGAAAAACTGGAAAAAGCAAAGAAAGAAGGAGAAACTAAGGAATTAAAAAAGTATTCACAGATGGCTACAAGGTTAACAAATGATATGGCGGAAGAAGGTAAAAGACTTTTAGAAGCAATGGGAATTCCAGTAGTACAAGCACCTAGTGAAGGTGAAGCGGAAGCTGCATACTTATGCAGTCAAGGATACACTTGGGCGGCGGCAAGCCAGGATTATGATTCCTTACTTTTCGGTGCCAATAAGTTAATTAGAAATTTAACATTAACAGGAAAAAGAAAACTACCTAAAAAAGACGTATATGTCGAAATAAAGCCTGAGATCATAGAACTTGATGACTTGCTTAAAAAGATAGGAATAACTAGAGAGCAATTAATAGATATAGGAATATTAATAGGTACGGATTATGATCCTGATGGAATAAAAGGTATAGGTCCAGTTACTGCTCTAAGAATTATAAAGAAATACGGTAACATAGAAAAAGCTGTAGAAAAAGGAGAGTTACCCAAATACATCCTAGAGCTTAATATTAACGAAATTAGGTCAGTTTTTATTAATCCGCCAGCTGTTAAGCCAGAAACTTCACTAGATTTAAAAGAACCAAATGAGGAAGAAATAAAGAAAATTCTAATAGATGAGCATAACTTTAGTGAGGATAGAGTTAAAAGCGGCATAGAAAGGCTAACTAGAGCAGGCAAGGAAGCTAAAGGAGCTAGTAGACAAAGTGGATTAGATCAGTGGTTTTAA
- a CDS encoding bifunctional precorrin-2 dehydrogenase/sirohydrochlorin ferrochelatase has product MSNLPYFPVILDLAKFRILVIGGGKVGSKRAIKFHNYNANVTVVSENFSEDLLNSPIEKIEMSAENLSEDFLRKFEIIITATNNKELNSKLCDMAKNLGKLCNNPTNPEDSNFIVPIFYSDNSYEIAVTTYGKSSLVSEFILNEILDYLSERKDFVNMLTNAMAKVKEIAKEKINDPSIRFTLYYKIFYDKLFSNFLINKKYDEAISRAEEIINEYTK; this is encoded by the coding sequence GTGTCAAACTTACCGTACTTTCCAGTTATATTAGACCTAGCAAAATTCAGAATCCTAGTAATTGGAGGAGGGAAAGTAGGAAGTAAAAGAGCAATAAAATTTCACAACTATAATGCAAATGTAACGGTTGTAAGTGAAAATTTTTCAGAAGATTTACTCAATTCTCCGATAGAAAAAATAGAGATGAGCGCTGAGAACTTATCTGAAGATTTTTTAAGAAAATTCGAAATAATAATTACAGCAACTAATAATAAAGAGCTGAATTCTAAGCTTTGTGACATGGCAAAAAATTTGGGAAAATTATGTAATAATCCTACAAATCCTGAGGATTCGAATTTTATTGTACCTATATTTTATTCAGATAATAGCTACGAGATCGCTGTAACTACTTACGGTAAGTCAAGCCTTGTTTCTGAGTTCATACTTAACGAAATTCTTGATTATCTTTCCGAGAGGAAAGACTTTGTGAATATGCTAACTAACGCAATGGCAAAGGTTAAGGAAATCGCTAAGGAAAAAATTAACGATCCGTCTATTAGATTCACATTATATTATAAAATATTTTATGATAAGTTATTTTCAAATTTTTTAATTAATAAAAAATATGATGAAGCAATAAGTAGAGCGGAGGAGATCATCAATGAGTATACTAAATGA